A region from the Verrucomicrobiales bacterium genome encodes:
- a CDS encoding PEP-CTERM sorting domain-containing protein, with product MSESNLFAGGFTTGNFAGGYVLDDVFLSVISATYAAGATDAKGSGTFTVQIWDSNGSAPGTVLETLTGFGKKKDVGGQLTTGLTTYSSSGLTLAANTTYWISATVVGGDDLTVALERTANKSEYSNPPGWKIIDQSYVFENGKPHIDDTCVPYLKVTAVPVPEPSSIALLGLTGAGLLFLARRKS from the coding sequence GTGTCTGAAAGTAATCTGTTCGCTGGTGGGTTCACCACTGGCAACTTTGCAGGCGGATATGTCTTGGATGACGTATTCTTGTCGGTCATCTCGGCCACTTATGCGGCTGGGGCTACCGATGCCAAAGGCAGTGGCACCTTCACCGTTCAAATCTGGGACTCCAACGGATCCGCCCCGGGAACGGTTTTGGAAACACTGACTGGCTTCGGCAAGAAAAAGGACGTAGGCGGTCAGCTCACCACTGGGCTGACAACTTACTCTTCCTCCGGTCTGACCTTGGCTGCCAATACGACGTATTGGATCTCGGCCACGGTTGTGGGCGGGGATGACCTCACGGTCGCTCTCGAGCGCACCGCCAACAAGAGCGAGTATTCCAATCCTCCGGGCTGGAAGATCATCGACCAGAGCTATGTGTTCGAGAATGGAAAGCCCCATATCGACGACACCTGCGTGCCTTACCTGAAGGTAACGGCTGTCCCGGTTCCAGAACCCTCCTCGATCGCCCTCTTGGGTCTGACGGGCGCTGGGCTTCTGTTCCTGGCTCGACGCAAGAGCTAA
- a CDS encoding dUTPase, which yields MDQPDQLRELFRMQQALNRRIGVNTEGMDTEEKTKWILNYCRAMSQEMAELTDSVPWKWWAKYQKFDEQNARVEVVDLFHFLISMAQVLGMSADDVFQAYVKKNEVNFKRQETGYTEKDHGDSKHI from the coding sequence ATGGACCAGCCTGATCAACTCCGCGAACTCTTTCGAATGCAGCAAGCGCTCAACCGGCGTATCGGGGTCAACACTGAGGGCATGGACACGGAGGAGAAGACCAAGTGGATTCTCAACTATTGCCGGGCGATGTCGCAAGAGATGGCCGAACTCACCGATAGTGTCCCTTGGAAATGGTGGGCCAAGTATCAGAAGTTCGACGAACAGAATGCGCGTGTCGAAGTGGTGGATCTGTTCCACTTCTTGATCAGCATGGCCCAAGTTCTCGGCATGAGCGCGGACGATGTCTTCCAGGCCTACGTCAAAAAGAACGAGGTCAATTTCAAGCGTCAGGAGACGGGATACACGGAGAAGGATCACGGGGATTCAAAGCACATTTAG
- the hpt gene encoding hypoxanthine phosphoribosyltransferase, whose translation MLISKARIARRVAHLAQEVQRDLGKQELVVVALLNGTVLFLADLIRHLSVPMRLDFIGVSSYGNGRSSGNLTFTKELRLDVKGRQVLLVDDILDTGRTLGEVRRRLLKLRPASLRICVFLSKPSRGQGRIEADYTGFQIPDQFVVGYGMDFAERYRNLPFVGVLKPKALPGSAVRA comes from the coding sequence GTGCTGATCAGCAAGGCGCGGATTGCTCGGCGCGTGGCGCACTTGGCCCAGGAGGTGCAACGGGATTTGGGCAAGCAAGAGCTGGTGGTGGTCGCGCTTCTGAACGGCACGGTGCTTTTCCTGGCGGATTTGATCCGTCATCTGTCAGTCCCTATGCGGTTGGATTTCATCGGGGTGTCCAGTTACGGCAATGGCCGCAGCTCCGGGAATCTAACCTTCACCAAGGAGTTGCGTCTGGATGTGAAGGGGCGTCAGGTGCTGTTGGTGGACGATATTTTGGATACCGGCCGAACGCTCGGTGAGGTTCGCCGTCGGCTCCTGAAGCTTCGGCCGGCTAGCCTGAGAATTTGTGTCTTTCTGAGCAAGCCTTCACGAGGTCAGGGGCGGATCGAGGCGGATTATACCGGGTTTCAGATTCCGGATCAGTTTGTGGTTGGGTATGGAATGGACTTCGCCGAGCGGTATCGAAACCTGCCGTTTGTGGGCGTGCTCAAACCGAAGGCACTCCCGGGATCGGCCGTTCGGGCATAG
- a CDS encoding MoaD/ThiS family protein codes for MRVNVHFYSYFQDLTGCAVTAEELPPAASVGHLLARLAERFPRFGEMERCLLIAVGVDYQDRSYVLQEGDEVSFFPPVQGG; via the coding sequence ATGCGTGTGAACGTCCATTTTTATTCCTACTTCCAGGATTTAACCGGCTGTGCGGTGACGGCGGAAGAGTTGCCGCCAGCCGCTTCGGTCGGCCACCTGTTGGCGCGTCTCGCGGAACGGTTCCCGCGGTTCGGTGAGATGGAGCGCTGCCTGTTGATCGCGGTCGGCGTCGACTACCAGGATCGAAGCTATGTGCTTCAGGAGGGCGACGAGGTGTCGTTTTTTCCGCCGGTTCAGGGTGGTTGA
- a CDS encoding molybdenum cofactor biosynthesis protein MoaE yields the protein MHHVLSVGCEPIDEPKLVSERRLSKAMGAVVYFCGVVRGSEGEAAISGLHYEAFQAMACHQFELLFAEVETRWPVESIRLVHRIGPVQVGEASLWVEVIAPHRGEAFAACQYLIDEMKKRVPIWKKPLPI from the coding sequence ATGCATCACGTATTGAGTGTTGGTTGCGAGCCGATCGATGAGCCGAAATTGGTGAGTGAGCGTCGCCTGTCGAAGGCCATGGGGGCAGTGGTCTATTTTTGCGGGGTGGTGCGCGGTTCCGAGGGCGAGGCTGCGATCAGTGGTCTACACTACGAGGCGTTCCAGGCGATGGCTTGCCATCAATTCGAGCTGCTATTCGCTGAGGTCGAGACCCGCTGGCCGGTTGAGTCTATCCGCTTGGTTCATCGGATTGGGCCGGTTCAGGTAGGGGAAGCGTCTTTGTGGGTGGAAGTGATCGCCCCCCACCGGGGAGAAGCCTTCGCCGCCTGCCAATATCTCATCGACGAGATGAAGAAGCGGGTTCCGATCTGGAAGAAGCCCCTTCCGATTTGA
- a CDS encoding NUDIX domain-containing protein — protein MYRFRRGELQVFLAHPGGPRFALRDHGYWTIPKGEVERGEPLQETAIREFREEVGLEPRATTRFIDLGWIRQKGGKIVHAWGFDGDWDERQPVVSNTFEMEWPPGSGVNQVFPEVDRAAFFPLSEARVRIKPTQIPLIDRLETALKPS, from the coding sequence ATGTATCGCTTTCGCCGGGGTGAGTTGCAGGTTTTCCTCGCTCATCCCGGCGGACCCCGTTTCGCCTTGCGGGATCATGGTTACTGGACGATCCCGAAAGGGGAAGTGGAGCGGGGCGAGCCGCTTCAGGAGACCGCCATCCGAGAATTCCGCGAGGAGGTGGGGCTGGAGCCGCGGGCTACTACCCGTTTCATTGACTTGGGCTGGATTCGGCAGAAAGGCGGAAAAATCGTCCATGCTTGGGGGTTTGACGGCGACTGGGATGAGCGTCAGCCGGTGGTTAGCAATACGTTTGAGATGGAGTGGCCACCGGGGTCGGGAGTGAATCAAGTGTTTCCTGAGGTGGATCGTGCGGCTTTCTTTCCGCTTTCCGAAGCCCGGGTGCGAATCAAACCGACGCAGATACCCTTGATCGATCGCTTGGAAACGGCACTTAAACCTTCCTGA
- a CDS encoding Nif3-like dinuclear metal center hexameric protein: MKTATKVSLTSLVNHCNRLLNTAGCQDWEGAVNGLHVENRGGVTRIAAAVDATLATVRLARQAGADLMVVHHGLFWSPSHPWTGKRYELLQELLAGDLAVYSSHLPLDAHPKLGNNAGLCRALKLPGWKPFFFEKGQNIGALAVANLSRAELANRLKSVLGEAPKLLPGGGDRCRRIGIVTGGAGAELKKAAQAGVDTFITGEGPHWTYALAEEFGLNVFYGGHYATETFGVKALAAYLSRRYRVPWTFIDHPTGL; this comes from the coding sequence ATGAAAACGGCAACCAAGGTCTCTTTGACCAGTCTCGTCAACCATTGCAACAGGTTGCTGAACACCGCCGGGTGCCAGGACTGGGAGGGAGCTGTGAATGGGCTGCACGTGGAGAACCGGGGCGGCGTGACTCGCATTGCGGCGGCGGTGGATGCCACGTTGGCGACGGTTCGACTGGCGCGGCAGGCCGGTGCGGATCTGATGGTGGTCCATCACGGCCTGTTCTGGTCACCTTCCCACCCTTGGACCGGTAAGCGCTATGAGTTGCTGCAGGAGCTTCTAGCGGGAGACCTGGCCGTCTATAGCTCCCATCTCCCCTTGGATGCGCATCCCAAGTTGGGAAATAATGCGGGACTCTGTCGAGCGCTGAAGCTGCCTGGCTGGAAGCCATTCTTCTTCGAGAAGGGCCAAAATATTGGCGCGCTGGCGGTCGCCAATCTTAGCCGTGCGGAATTGGCCAACAGGCTGAAGTCGGTGTTGGGGGAGGCCCCTAAGTTGCTGCCGGGGGGCGGCGACCGATGCCGTCGCATCGGCATTGTGACCGGCGGGGCAGGCGCGGAGCTCAAGAAGGCCGCTCAGGCGGGGGTGGACACTTTCATCACCGGCGAAGGCCCCCACTGGACCTATGCTCTGGCCGAGGAATTTGGGTTGAATGTGTTCTACGGCGGCCACTACGCCACGGAGACCTTCGGGGTCAAAGCCCTCGCCGCCTACTTATCCCGGCGATATCGAGTCCCCTGGACCTTTATCGACCATCCCACGGGTCTCTGA